GCGCTGGCCGATCCGCTCGGTAAGAAAGTCGCCGTGATCGACATGATGGATTACGGCATGATGAAAGGCGATGCCGTGCTGGAAAAAGCCCTGAAGCTGATGGAGCCCTAACATGGAAGAGTTAGAAACCATCATTATGGAACTGCTGGTTAATGCCGGAGCCGCACGAAGCCAGGCATTGACCGCCCTGCAACTGGCTCGCAAAGGCGACTTTGCCGGTGCCGAACAGGCGATGGAAGAGTCACGCGATTACGTCAAACTGGCGCATAAAATCCAGACGCAACTGATCGGGATCGATGAAGGAACCGGTAAGCTGCCGGTGAATCTGATCACCGTCCACTCGCAGGACCATCTGATGAACGCGATGGTGATTCAGGATCTGGCAGGTGACATGATTGAACTGTATCGCCGAATCCCGCTGGCAAACTGATAAAAAAGCCTGGTGGCGCTACGCTTACCGGGCCTACAAAAACGCCATAAAAAAACCCGCCGAAGCGGGTTTTTTACTGTCAGGCAGTCAACGATTACTCGTTGTCAGAACCACCCAGACCTGCGTTCAGCAGTTCTGCCAGGCTGGCAGAGGCATCTTCTGCAGTCACCTGCGGTGCAGCCGGAAGTTCACCCGCAGCACGGCGACGCATACGATCCTGGTGGTACGCATAACCGGTACCCGCCGGGATCAGACGACCTACGATAACGTTCTCTTTCAGGCCACGCAGTTCGTCGCGTTTACCCGCAACGGCTGCTTCGGTCAGGACACGCGTGGTCTCCTGGAACGATGCGGCAGAGATGAACGACTCGGTTGCCAGAGACGCTTTGGTGATACCCAGCAGATCGCGGGAGAACGTGGCGCCCACTTTGCCGTTCGCTTCCAGTTCGCGGTTAGCGATCTTGACGCGGGAGTATTCAACCTGTTCGCCTTCCAGGAAGTCGGAGCTACCAGCGCTTTCGATGGTGGCTTTACGCAGCATCTGACGAACGATAACTTCGATGTGTTTATCGTTAATCTTAACGCCCTGCAGACGGTATACGTCCTGAACTTCGTTAACGATGTAACGAGTTACAGCATGAACACCACGCAGACGCAGAATGTCGTGCGGTGCTTCCGGACCGTCGGAAACCACGTCACCACGTTCTACACGTTCACCTTCGAACACGTTGAGCTGACGCCATTTCGGAATCATCTCTTCGTACGGATCGCTACCGTCTACCGGGGTGATAACCAGACGACGTTTCCCTTTGGTTTCTTTACCGAAGGAAATAATACCGCTGATTTCAGCCAGGATTGCCGGCTCTTTCGGACGACGTGCTTCGAACAGGTCCGCAACGCGCGGCAGACCACCGGTGATGTCCTTGGTACCGCCGGATTCCTGCGGAACACGCGCCAGGGTGTCACCAGAACTGATCTGTACGCCATCTTCCAACTGAACAATCGCTTTACCCGGCAGGAAGTACTGCGCAGGCATGTCGGTACCCGGGATCAGTACGTCGTTACCCTGAGCATCAACGATTTTCAGTGCAGGACGCAGATCTTTACCACCGGTAGTACGTTCTGCGGAATCCAGAACCACCAGAGAAGACAGACCGGTTAACTCGTCGGTCTGACGCGTAATGGTCTGGCCGTCGATCATGTCAGTGAAGCGGACAAAACCACTCACTTCCGTGATAACCGGCATGGTGTGCGGATCCCAGTTTGCTACGGTTTCACCGCCGGCAACCTGCTCACCATCACCTTTCGCCATCACAGAGCCGTAAGGCACTTTATAGCTTTCTTTGGTACGACCGAATTCGTCGATCAGTTTCAGCTCAGTGTTACGGGAGGTGATCACCAGTTTACCGCTGGAGTTCACAACCGACTTCGCATTGCTCAGACGGATGCTACCTTTGTTTTTCACCTGGATGCTGGATTCAGCAGCCGCACGAGATGCCGCACCACCGATGTGGAACGTACGCATCGTCAGCTGTGTACCCGGCTCACCGATGGACTGTGCCGCGATAACGCCGATAGCTTCACCTTTGTTGATGATGTGGCCACGCGCCAGGTCACGACCATAGCAGTGCGCACATACACCAAAGTCGGTGTCACAGGATACAACAGAGCGAACTTTCACAGAGTCAACGGAGTTCGCTTCCAGCAGATCACACCACTGTTCATGCAGCAGCGTGTTGCGCGGAACCAGAATATCCGCCGTACCCGGCTTCAGAATGTCTTCTGCGGTTACACGACCCAGAACGCGATCGCGCAATGGCTCTTTAACATCACCACCCTCGATAACCGGGGTCATGGTGATACCTTCCAGCGTGCCGCAGTCGTCTTCGGTAACAACCAGATCCTGTGCAACGTCAACCAGACGACGCGTCAGGTAACCGGAGTTCGCTGTTTTCAGTGCGGTATCCGCCAGACCTTTACGCGCACCGTGCGTGGAGATGAAGTACTGGAGTACGTTCAGACCTTCACGGAAGTTCGCGGTGATCGGCGTTTCGATGATGGAGCCATCCGGCTTCGCCATCAGACCACGCATACCCGCCAGCTGACGAATCTGTGCAGC
The sequence above is drawn from the Citrobacter amalonaticus genome and encodes:
- a CDS encoding PTS lactose/cellobiose transporter subunit IIA codes for the protein MEELETIIMELLVNAGAARSQALTALQLARKGDFAGAEQAMEESRDYVKLAHKIQTQLIGIDEGTGKLPVNLITVHSQDHLMNAMVIQDLAGDMIELYRRIPLAN